In Zea mays cultivar B73 chromosome 7, Zm-B73-REFERENCE-NAM-5.0, whole genome shotgun sequence, the following proteins share a genomic window:
- the LOC100216861 gene encoding Heterogeneous nuclear ribonucleoprotein 1, whose translation METADYSGKLFVGGISWETDEDRLREYFGRFGEVTEAVIMRDRSTGRARGFGFVVFADATVAERVTIEKHMIDGRMVEAKKAVPRDDHSIVSKSNTSSIGSPGPGRTRKIFVGGLPSNVTEADFRGYFEQFGVITDVVVMYDHNTQRPRGFGFITYDSEDAVDKALHKSFHELNGKMVEVKKAVPKEQSPGPVARSPAGVGQNYAMNRVHSFLNDFNQGYNPNPIGGYGMRVDGRFGQLSGARNGLSSFGPGYGMGMNVEGGMSGTFGANSGFISNSNGRQMGSYFNGSSNRLSSSIGYLGYDSGSMLSSMSRNFNAGVNYPINPTNMSAFAALGNGGGVNYMGLPSIAPELAQLGNISSLGSGNFSRGAGVNNLSLPSGSYGRSNSTGTIGEPFSASGNAYEVNNPDTYGNSSIYGGTSWRFPSSEVDVPSFSHDLGNVDPNMKSDISANYMGNYSVSNNQPSRGITS comes from the exons aTGGAGACCGCCGACTACTCCGGGAAGCTCTTCGTCGGCGGCATCTCATGGGAGACGGACGAGGACCGCCTCCGCGAGTACTTCGGCCGCTTCGGTGAGGTCACTGAGGCCGTCATCATGCGGGACCGCAGCACGGGCCGCGCTCGAGGGTTCGGTTTCGTGGTCTTCGCTGACGCCACGGTCGCCGAGCGCGTCACCATCGAAAAACACATGATCGACGGCCGAATG GTGGAGGCCAAGAAGGCTGTTCCCAGGGATGACCACAGTATTGTGAGCAAGAGCAACACAAGCAGCATAGGGTCACCTGGGCCGGGCCGTACCAGAAAGATCTTTGTTGGAGGTCTGCCCTCAAATGTTACAGAGGCTGACTTCAGGGGGTATTTTGAGCAGTTCGGTGTCATAACTGATGTGGTTGTGATGTATGATCACAACACACAGAGACCGAGGGGCTTTGGATTCATCACCTATGATTCAGAAGATGCTGTGGACAAAGCCCTGCACAAGAGCTTTCATGAGCTAAATGGTAAAATGGTTGAGGTCAAGAAGGCTGTTCCAAAGGAGCAGTCTCCTGGACCTGTTGCACGCTCACCTGCAGGAGTGGGGCAGAACTATGCTATGAACAGGGTTCATAGCTTCTTGAATGACTTCAACCAGGGTTACAATCCGAACCCTATAGGAGGTTATGGCATGAGGGTGGATGGAAGGTTTGGCCAGCTTTCAGGTGCACGAAATGGGCTCTCTTCTTTTGGCCCAGGTTATGGGATGGGTATGAACGTTGAAGGTGGGATGAGTGGAACTTTTGGTGCAAACTCTGGTTTCATCAGTAACTCCAATGGGAGGCAAATGGGTTCATACTTCAATGGAAGTTCGAATAGATTGAGTAGTTCTATTGGGTATCTTGGTTATGACTCAGGATCGATGTTGAGTTCCATGTCTAGGAATTTTAATGCAGGTGTAAACTACCCGATCAATCCTACAAACATGAGTGCTTTTGCTGCCCTTGGAAATGGGGGTGGCGTCAATTATATGGGTCTCCCTTCTATTGCCCCTGAGTTGGCCCAGTTGGGCAACATTTCAAGCCTTGGGTCAGGGAACTTTAGCCGTGGAGCTGGAGTTAATAACTTAAGTTTACCTTCTGGCTCCTATGGGAGGAGCAATTCAACTGGTACAATTGGTGAGCCTTTTTCTGCATCAGGCAATGCATATGAAGTGAACAACCCAGATACATATGGGAACAGCTCTATTTATGGTGGCACATCCTGGAGGTTCCCTTCATCTGAAGTTGACGTGCCTTCTTTCAGTCATGATCTTGGAAATGTTGATCCGAATATGAAATCAGACATATCAGCAAATTACATGGGAAATTATTCTGTTAGCAACAATCAGCCAAGCAGAG